Below is a genomic region from Streptantibioticus cattleyicolor NRRL 8057 = DSM 46488.
GTATCTCATCGGGCGCGCGGGGCGCCGGGCCGCCGAACGCAACGTGCGCCTGCGCGTCCTCGCCCGTCAGCTCGCCGAGGAGCAGCAGGCCCGGGAGCAGCGCGCGGTGATGGACGAACGGGTGCGCATCGCCCGCGAACTCCACGACGTGGTGGCCCACCACATGTCGGTGATCTCCGTCCAGGCGGGCCTCGCCGAGTACATCTTCGACTCGGCGCCGGAGACCGCGCGTACCGCCGTCGGCTCCATCGGGACGGCGAGCCGGGAGGCCCTGTCGGATCTGCGGCGGCTGCTGACCGTGCTCCGCGACGACCGCGACGAACGGGACGCGGGCCGAACGGACGCCGGCCACGCCGACGTCCCGCGCGCCATGCCCGAGCTGCGCAACGTGGGCGAACTGGCCGAACGCATCGGCATGACCGGCGTCACCGTCACCGTCGAAACCCTCGGCCGCCCCCGCCAGCTCGCCCCCGGCCTCGAACTGTGCGCCTACCGCGTCGTCCAGGAGGCGCTGACCAACGTCGTCAAACACGCCGGACCCGCACGGGCGGAGGTCGTCGTCCACTACCGCCCCGAGGAACTGCGCATCACCGTGCGCGACGACGGCGGGCGGGGCCACCCCGTCCTGTCCGCCACCGGCACCGGGCACGGACTGATCAACATGCGCGAACGCGCCCGCGTCTGCGGCGGCACGCTCTCCGCCGGCGCGCGGCCGGGCGGCGGGTACGAGGTGGTGCTCACCCTGCCGCTGTCCTCGGGCGCCTGAGACCGTGCCCGTCCGGGCGGACACGGCGAGGCGCCCCCTCACGCCCCCCGACGCGAAGCGGCGCCTTCTGACGCTGTGTGCCGTTGCGGCCCTGGTCCGGCGGTCCCCCGATCCGTCGGCCGCGTCAACGGCTGGAATCCTCCGGTGCCTCCGGCGACGGGGTGAGGGAACGCCTCACCAGCCGGGCCGCCAGCCCGGTCCAGTCCGGCTCCTCGACGAAGTCGGCTTCCAGGCCCTCCTCGCCCTCGCGCAGGAAGGCGACCATCCTGTCGTGCGGCGACGAACGAGCGGTGGTCAGTTGCATGGCGAATCCCCTGTCATGGTGGCTGCTTACTGCTCCGGGACGGCCGGACCCCGGACGGGGACGTGGAGTGTTCCCGCCCGGGGGCGTTGGGTCCCGTCCCGGGCCCACGGGCCACGCCGCACGTGGTGACCGTGAGCCCTAGACGTCAGCCAACGACCTTTCCGCCCGCTTCAGGAGATCCGGCGGGCCTTCTCCACGGCCCGGCGCAGTTCGCGGGAGACGGTGGGCGCCGACATGCCCAGCGCCTCGGCGATCTCGAAGCCCTTCAGATCCCACACCACGTGCAACTCCCAGATCCGGAACCGCCGTTCGTCGCCGATGGCGGCCTCCACCTCGGCCAGCAGGTCCAGGTAGCGCGCCGCCGCGGTGGTGGGGTCGGGGTCCCGTGGCCGGGGCGGCCAGGGCTCCGCGCCCTCCGGGAAGTCGTCGGTCGGCAGCTCCGCCGCCCTCCGCCTGCGCCGGAACTCCGAACGCACCCTGTTCCGTGCCACCGTCACCGCGAAGACGATCGGCGGACGCCGGAACGCCCGTCCGGCCAGCACCTCCTTGAACATGGCCACCGCGACGTCCTGGGTGATCTCCTCGGCCAGGTGGTGGTCCCGGGACATCCGGGCCACCGCCCGCAGTACCCTCGGGTACACCTGCTTGAGCAGATCGCCGAGGTACGCCTCCTGTTGCGATGTCAGGACCGGCCTGGGCGGATCACCGCCGTGTCGAGTCATCGGCGCATGGTCCTTTCGGTTCGGGGGCCAACTCCCGCGCGTGCGGGGACATCACGTGGGACGCGCGGCGCCGGGATTTCTTTCATCCGGCGGCGCCGAAAGTTTCCCCGGCCCCGCTGCGTCCCAGCGGGCATGAACACCCGTATCGCGCTCGTCCTGGCGCTCTCCGTCCTGCTGGGCCGCCTCGCCTACCGGCGCCCCGCCGTCGGCACGGCCGTCACCGTGGCCGCCACCGCCGCCGCCGTCCTGCTCACCGTCGTCCGCTGACCTCCGGGCCGTCGCCCATCAACGTCCGCAGTGCCGCGGTCAGTTCGGTCACGTCGACGGGGTCCTCGTCGCGCAGGGCGCGCAGTAGGGCCCCGTCGAGCAGGAGAGCGGTCGCGGTGGCGGCGGCGGGGGTGGTGTGGGCGCGCAGGACGCGGACCAGGCCGTCGAACCACAGGTGGGCGAGGGGACGCAGTTCGGGGCGGCGGGCGGCGGCGGTGTACAGCTCGGCCTCGATCAGCGCGCGCGGCCGGTCCTCGGCGTAGCGGGCGGCCAGTGCGGCGAGGGCGGCCGGGACGTCGTCGCTGTCGCGCAGCGCCGTCGCCCAGGCGCGCAGTTCCTCGGTCCAGCGGGCGGCGGCGTGCTCCAGCGCGGCCCGGCTGAGGTCGGCCAGGTCCGTGAAGTAGTACGTGGTCGCGCCCAGCGGCACCCCGGCGCGGGCGGCGACCAGGCGGTGGCTGAGCCCGTGGATGCCGGTATCGGGGATGAGCGCGCAGGCGGCCTCCACGATGGCCCGGCGCCGACCCTCCGGATCGCGGCGGCGGCCCCGTGGCGCGTCGCGGCCGGTCAATGGGCACCGCCCAGGTTGAGCACCACGACCCCGGCGATCACCAGCGCCACGCCGAGCACCTTCGCCGCGGTGAGCGGTTCGTGCAGGAACAACGCGCCGATCAGCACGATCAGCGTGGTGCCGAGCCCGGACCACATCGCGTATCCGACACCGACGTGCAGCCCGCGGCCGATGGCCCGCGCCAGGGCGAGGAACGCCACGGCGTAGCACGCCAGACAGGCCGCGGTGGGCCACAGCCGGGTGAAGCCGGCGGTGGCCTTCAACAGGCTGGTGCCGGCCACCTCGGTGATGATCGCCAGGAGCAGGAACAGATAGGCCACGGAACCGCCCTCCCACCGACATGTACAGCCGTACTAGTACGACCGTACAACAAGGGGGCCGGGGCTCCGGGGCCCGCCGTACCCGGTAGCGTCCAGCCCGTGACCGCACTCGAACTCTTCCAGGAGCACCGGCCGATGCTGTTCGGCATCGCCTACCGGATGCTGGGCAGCGCCGCGGACGCGGAGGACGTCGTCCAGGACGCGTGGCTGCGGTGGCACGGCGTGGACGCGGACTCGGTCGCCGAGCCGCGCGCCTACCTCGCCCGGACGGTGACCAACTTGTCCATCAACAAGCTGCGTTCGGCCGCCGCGCGGCGTGAGGCGTACGTCGGTCCGTGGCTCCCCGAGCCGTTGGTGGAGGCGGCCGGAGCGGCGGACGCGGACGGCGGGGTGGAACGGGCCGAGGACGTCTCGCTGGCGATGCTGGTCGTGCTGGAGACGCTGTCGCCGCTGGAGCGGGCGGTGTTCGTGCTGCGCGAGGTCTTCGGCTTCTCGCACCGGGAGATCGCCGAGGCCACCGACCGCAGCGAGGCCGCGGTACGCCAGGTGGCGACCCGGGCCCGCGACCACGTCCGGGCCCGGCGTCCCCGTTACGACGCCCCGGCCGCGCTGCGCCGCCGGCTCACCGACGACTTCCTCGCCGCGTGCGCCGGCGGCGACCTCAACCAGGTGCTGGCGCTGCTCGCGCCGGACGTCACCGCGTGGAGCGACGGCGGCGGCAAGGTGCGTGCCGCGCTGCGTCCGGTGCACGGCGCCGACAAGGTGGCCCGCTGGATCCTGGGCGTCATGGCGACCTCGATCCCCGACTTCGGCGCGCACCGGGTCGACGTCAACGGCCGCCCTGGTCTGCTGATCACCTCCGGTGGCGTGCCGGACACGGTGTGCTGTGCCGAGTTCGCCGAGGACGGCACCGTCACCGCGCTGCACCTGGTGCGCAACCCCCACAAGCTGCGCCGCGCTCAGCCGCCGTTGTGACGCGTGGCGACCCGGGTGCGGCGGGTGAACGCGGTGAGCGCGACGACGGCGAGGACCGCCAGCCAGACGAGGCTGTGCAGCAGCGGGACGGGCGCCGGGTGGTGCGTGAAGCCGGCCTGGAGGCTGGTCTGGAGCGAGCCGTAGCTGGGCAGCAGGCCGAGCACGGGGTTGTCGGCGGTGGTGCTGGCGACGGGGTTCTGCGGGGCCAGGTCGATGATGCTGATCATGATGATGGCGACCATGCCCTCCACCTCGCCGGGGAGGAAGAGGGCGAGGAAGAGCCCCATCACCCCGTAGACGAGCGAGACCGCCAGCACCGCCAGCCACAGCAGCCACGGCTGCTCCGGCGACCAGTACAGCAGCATCCAGGCGGTGGCGTACGCGCTCACCAGCACCGCCGCGGCCAGCAGCGCGGCCAGCTTGGCGGCGAGCAGCGCCCGGCGCGGGTACCCGGCGGCGGCCAGCCGCCGGTCGAAGGCGCCGGTGCGGCGGGCCGCGCCGAACATCAGGAAGCCCACCAGCAGCGACACCGCGTTGAGCGAACCGCTGATCATGGTGATCTTGTCGCCGCCGGCGTGGACGAACGTCCCGGTGGCCCGCAGCAGGAACGGGAACGGCCGCCGCGTGGTGAGCTTCTCCGCCACGGTGATCCACAGCGGGACGAAGACGACCAGCAGCACCGCGGCCAGCCGGTTCCGGGTCAGCGCCAGCAGCGCGTACCCGCAGGCCACCCGGTAGGCGCTCACGCCGCCGCCCCGCGGGCCGGTGCCAGCACGCCGTCCCGCAGCCGGTACAGCGCGTCGAGGCGTTCGGTGTCGTAGGCGAGGTGGGAGACGACCACCACGGTGCGGCCGGCCCGCCGCAGCCCGGCGGCGACCTCCCAGAAGCGCAGGTAGGTCTCCCAGTCGAAGCCCTGGTACGGCTCGTCGAGCAGCACCACGTCCGGGTCGTGCATCAGGGCGAGCACCAGGTTGAGTTTCTGCCGGGTGCCTCCGCTGAGCACCTTGACCGGTTCGTCGCGGTAGGCGGTCAGCCCCAGCACGGCGACCAGCTCGTCGGCCCGGTCGAGCCGGTCCAGCCGGTAGGCGATCTGGAACAGCCGCAGATGCTGACGTGGCGTCAACTCCTCGTCCAGCACGGGCTGTTGCGGGCAGTAGCCGAGCGTGCCGCGGATGCTTACGGTGCCGCCGTCCGGCCGCAGGTCGCCGCTGAGGACACGGAGCAGTGTCGTCTTGCCCGCGCCGTTCTCCCCGACCACCCCGACGACCTGCCCGGGCGGGGCCTGGAGGCTGACGCCGCGCAGTACCCGCCGGGCGCCGTACGCCTTGCGCACCGCCGTCACCCGCAGGCTCGGCACGGCGCCGGACCGCCCGGCGGTCACGTCACGTCCCCGCCGCTCCCCGGCCGGTCGGGACCCCGGCGCGCCGCAGCGCCGCCCTGGCCTGCTCGGCGTGGCCACCGCGGGCGATCACGTCGTAGCGGGAGGCGACCAGGGCCTGGGTGGAGGAGAAGTCACGGCGGCCACCGGTCGCGGCGTGGCCGACGAATCCGAAGACCGCGCCCCACAACGCGCCGATCAGCAGACCGCCCAGGATCAGCCCGAGCCACGCCGGGCCCCGGGTGAACAGGGAGACCAGCAACCCCATGAACAGGCCGAACCACGCACCGCTCGCGGCACCGGCGGCGGCTGCCTTGCCCCGGGTCAGCCGTCCCGTCACCCGTTCCACCAGCCGCAGGTCGGACCCGACGATGTCCAGGTGTTCCACCGGGAACTGGTCGTCGGAGAGGCGGTCCACCGCGGCCTGCGCCTCCTGGTAGGTGTCGTAGCTCGCCACCGTGTTCCACGCCGCGCTGATCGGGTCGACCGGGGTTGGATCGAACTGGGTCATGGCGTCCTCCCGATTCCGGTTGCACAGGTCGCCTGCCCGGCGGGACGGCCGGTACGCCACCGTGTCGGGCCCGCGGCCGGGCGGCCCCGTCCCGGCGGTACGGGGCCGTCCGGCGGCACCGGCCCGCCCGTCCGCGCTTGGGGGGCGCGGACGGGCTGCCCGGACGGCTCAGCCGACCTTGATGGCGTGGACGTACACGAGCGGGTACCAGGTGCTGCTGTACAGGAAGTCCTTCCCCGGCTCGACCGTGGCGGTGAGGGAGGAAGGGGCGCAGTCGGTGGACAGGTAGACCTTCACCGGCTTGTCGGTGTGGTTGACGAACCCCTGCGGACCGCCCCAGGTGGTGCCCCAGTCGTGGTAGCAGTAGCCGTCCTGCGGGTTGGTGATCCGGCTGAGGCCGCCCTTGATGAACTCCACGTTCCCGGTGGCCGCCTGGGCGGCGCCGGAGGTGGCGAACAGGGCGGCGGCGGAGAGCGCGGCGACCGCCGGAGCGGCGATGCGGGCCTTGATGCGCATGATGGTGTTTCCCCCTTGGAAACGCGGTCGGTCGTGGTCGGCGGAGGCGCCGTGGCCGTCGGCGCGCGGCGGCGTCCGCACCGGGCGACGCTATGGGCGCGTGTTATCCCCGTGTTATCCGGTAGGGGGCGGTAAGGCCGCTGGGGCGGAGCGGCGAGAATGGTGGCCGTTGTCCGTCCGCCATGGGGGTTCGTCATGCTCGGTCGTGTCGCCGGTGCCGTGGTGCCGTTCTGCGGGCGGCTGACGGTGACGGCCGACGCGGGCGCCGTGGTGCCGCCGGGCGCCATCGTGGTCGCCAACCACACCTCGCTGGCGGATCCAGCGGTGGTGCTGGCCGCGTTGCACCGGCTGGGGGTGCGGCCGGTGGTGCTGGCCGCCGCCGGGCTGTGGCGGGTGCCGGTGCTGGGGCGGGTGTTGGCACGGGAGGGCCACGTGCCGGTGCACCGGGACGACCCTCGGGCGGGGTGGGCGCTGCCGGCGGCGCGGGCGGCGCTGGACGCGGGGCGGCCGGTGCTGATCTATCCGGAGGGCGGTCTGCCGCGCCGCCGGGACGCCGCCGAGGCGCCGCCCCGCCCGTTCCGCGCCGGCCTGTTCCACCTCGCGCGCACCACCGGCGCCCCGGTCGTCCCGCTCGGGCAGGCCGGTGCCCGCCGGCTGCTGTCGGGCGGCCCGGCCGGACAGGTCGCCAGGGCGCTGTCCGCCCCGCTGCGCCGCCCCGCGCTCCACGTCCACCTCGGCGCCCCGCTGCGGCTGACCGGCCCCCGGCCCGACGCCCTGGCCCAGGCCCACCACGCCGTCACCGCCGCCTGGCGCACCGCCGCACGGCACCTCGGCGAACCGGTCCCCGAACCGTCAGGGCTCACAGACTCTGCGGAGGCAGCCGCACCACCTGGACGAAGAACTCGTCGATCTGGCGGACGGCGGAGATGAACTGCTCCAGGTCCACCGGCTTGGTGACGTAGGCGTTGGCGTGCAGCTTGTAGCTGCGCAGGATGTCCTCCTCGGCGGCGGAGGTGGTCAGGACGACGACCGGGATGTGGGACAGCTCGGGGTCGGACTTGATCTGCTCCAGCACCTGGCGGCCGTCGTACTTGGGCAGGTTGAGGTCGAGCAGGATCAGGTCGGGGCGGGGCGCGCCGGCGTGGGCGCCGCGCCGGTAGAGGAAGTCGAGCGCCTCCTCGCCGTCCCGGGCGACGTGCAGCGTGTTGCCGATCTTGTTGTCCTCGAACGCCTCGCGGGTCATCAGCTCGTCCCCGGGGTCGTCCTCGACGAGCAGGACGTCGATGGGGCGGGCGGGCGTGGTCATGCGGGGTTTCCTTTCACGGCGGGCACGTCGGCGGACGGGGCGTCCTCGGGCGGAGCGTCCTCGGGCGGCGTTTCGGCGGGCAGGGTGAGGCAGAAGCGCGCCCCCGTGCCGTATCCGGTGTCGATCCAGATCCGTCCGCCGTGGTGCTCGACGATCTTCTTGCACAGCGCCAGGCCGATGCCGGTACCGCTGTAGCTGTCGCGGCCGTGCAGCCGCTGGAAGATGACGAAGACCTTCTCGGCGAACTCGGTGGGCACGCCGATGCCGTTGTCGCTGACGGCAAGCAGCCAGTCACCGTCCCGTCGTTCGCAGGTGAGGCGGACCAGCGGCGGCTCGTCGGGGCGGCGGAACTTGACGGCGTTGCCCAGCAGGTTCTGCCACAGCATCACCATCAGCATCGGGTCGCCGATGATCTCCGGCAGCCGCTCGGGACGTTCGATCCGGGCGCCGGACTCCTCGATCGAGGCACCGAGGTTGGCCACCGCCTTGTCCAGCGCCGCGTCCAGGGCGACCGGCACGCTGGCGTCGTTGAGCCTCCCGACCCGGGAGAACGTCAGCAGGTCGTTGATGAGCACCTGCATGCGCTTGGCGCCGTCCACCGCGAAGTCCAGGTACTGCTTGCCGCGTTCGTCGAAGCTGTCGCCGTAGCGCTTCTCCAGCAGCTGGCAGAACGAGGCGACCTTGCGCAGCGGTTCCTGGAGGTCGTGCGAGGCGACGTAGGCGAACTGCTCCAACTCGGCATTGGAGCGGCGCAGTTCGACGGCCTGGGCGTCGAGGTCGGCGGTCTGTTCCACCAGGAGCCGGTGGGCGGAGCGTACGGTGCCCAGTTCGGTGACGATGCGGCGGCGCATGCCTTCGACGTCCCGGGCGACGGCACGCAGGTCGGCCGGGCCGTGGGCGGTGATGCGGTGCTCGAAGTCGCCGCCGGCCACACGGTAGGAGGCGGTACGCAGCCGGTCCAGCGGGCGGGTGACCAGCTGCCGGATGAGCACCGCCAGGACGACCCCGGTGATCAGGAAGGCGGCCACCAGTCCGCCGAGCACCCAGTCGCGTTCGGTGCGGGCTTCGGCCAACTCTCGCTGGGCGCGGGAGCGTTCCTCGGCCAGGTGGGTGTTCTGGGCGCGGAAGAGGGCGCGCAGGTGGTCGAACCTGGCCTTGCCGCCCTCGACCAGTGTCTTGTCCGGGGGGCGGGGGACGCCGGGGGTCACCGCCTTGATCATGGGTTCGGCGTAGTGGCCGCGCCAGTCGGCGGTGGCCCGCTCCACCGCGTCCAGGTCGGCGCGGAGCACCGGGCGGTCGCCGACCAGGCCGCGCAGCGTGGCGGCGAGCTGCGCCTCGCCGCGCCGGCCGTCGGAGTAGGGCTGGAGGAACTGCGGGTCGGCGGCGATGGCGTAGCCGCGGGCGCCGGTCTCCTGGTTGAGCACGGCCGCCTGGAGCTGGAAGGCGGCGCCCTGTGCGGGTTGTATCCGCTGGAGCAACTGGTCCGAGACGCGGGCGGTATGGGCGAGCACCTGGCCCCCCACCACACTGCCCGCCACGACGAGCAGCGTCATCAGCGCGAGCGCCAGCAGGAACCAGCCCTGCACCGTCATGGCGCGGAAGCCGCGGACGAGGTGCGGGTCGTCGGGCACGGGACGCGGGTCGTCGGCCACGGGCCGGGTGTCGTCGGATACGGGCGGGGTGTCGCCGGGCACGGGCGGGGTGTCGCCGGGCGTGGGACGCGGGACGTCGGCCACGGGCGGGGTGTCGTCGGCCACGGACCGGGTGCCGTCGGGCACGGGCCGGGTGCCGTCGGGCGTGGGACGCGGGACGTCGGGCACGGGCCGGGTGTCGCCGGGCGCGGGACGCGGGTCGTCGGGCACCGGGCGGGCGTCGTCGGGCACGGATCGGGTCATGCTCCGGTCTCCTCCTTCCGCCGGTCGCTCCAGCGCAGATGCAGTACGGCCACGTCGTCGGCGAGTCCGCCGTATTCCTCGGCGAGTTCCTCGGCGCGGGCGATGAGCCGGTCGACGAACGGCTCGGCGGGCAGCCCGGTGAGCGTACCGGCCAGCCGCAGCAGCCCCTCCTCTCCGAGCCGTTGCCCGTCCGGCCCGGAGCGGCCCTCGAAGAGGCCGTCGGTGAAGACCACCAGCCCGGCGCCGTGCGGCAGTTCAAGCTCCTGCACCGGCCAGTGCGCCCGGCCCGGCACGATACCCAGGGCCGGACCGCCGGGCACCTCGACCCAGCGCACCCCGTCCGCCTCCCGCCACAGCACCCCGTGGTGGCCGGCGCGTACCAGCCGGACCCGGCGCCGGTCGGGCGGCAGCACGGCGCTGGTGAGGGTGGCGAAGATCTCCGCCCCCGCCCGCTCGGCCACCAGGATCTCCTCCAGCAGCCGGAGCTGGCGCTGGGTGGGTGCCCCGCTGAGCACCAGGGTACGCCAGGCGATCCGCAGGGCGACGCCGAGCGCCGCCTCGTCCGGGCCGTGGCCGGAGACGTCGCCCACCAACGCGTGGACGGTGCCGTCCGGTTGCTGCACCACGTCGTGGAAGTCGCCGCCGAGCAGCGCCTGGCTGCGGCCGGGGCGGTAGCGGGCCACCACTTCGACGCTGTCGTCACCGTTGAGCAGCGGGGTGGGCAGCAGTCCGCGCTCCAGCCGGGCGTTCTCCTGGGCGCGCAGTTTGCCGGCCTGGAGTTCGGCGGCGGCCTTCTCGGTCTGCTTGCGCTGGATCGCGTAGCGGACGGCGCGGCCGAACAGCTCCGGTTCGACGCGCCCCTTGACCAGGTAGTCCTGGGCGCCGGCGGCCACCGCGGCGAGCCCGGTGCGTTCCTCGGCGAGGCCGGTGAGCACCACCACCGCCACGCCCTCGGCGCACTCCTGGACGGCCGCGAGCGCCTCGAGGCCGGAGGCGTCCGGCAGGTGCAGGTCGAGCAGCACGCAGTCGGGCACGGTACGGGCCAGTTCCGCGCGGGCCTGCGCCACCGAGCGTACCCAGGTCAGCCGCATCCCCATGCCGGGTGTGACGTCGGCCACCAGTTCCTCGACGAGCAGCGCGTCGGCGGCGTCGTCCTCGATGAGCAGGACCCGGGGCTCCGTCCGTCCCGGCGCCAGGTCGTCGGACGTAGCGTGTTCCACCGCGCCGCCGCGCGGCGCCGGGACCGGACCGCCGCCCCCCGTCACCCGGTCACCTCGGGACGAGGCGCCGACGGAGCTGAACTCGCCCGGAAGTACGGGTTCCGGCATCATCACCCAATCCTCTGTCCCCGGCGTTTCCTTGAGTCCTTCCACCACCGGGAGCCGACAGCGGAAGAATATCGACCGGGCCGGGCGGACACCGAACGTGTGGTTCCGTTACCCACGCTGACGCGCAGCGGCCCCCACGCCGCGGCTCACCGCCTACCGCGCCACCCCGCGACGGCGGCGGTGGCCAGCGCCGACGCCACCAGACCGGCACTGAGCCAGGGCACCGAACGGTAACCGGACCCGGCACCGAGGGCGGCGCCCGCCAGCGCCGGACCGACGGCGGCGCCCACGTTGAGCGCCGCGGTGGCGAACGAGCCGCCCAGCGACGGCGCTTCACCGGCCGCGTACAGCGCGCGCGTGACGAGGGTCGATCCCACGGCGAACGACAGCGCGCCCTGGACGAGGACGAGCGGCACGGTCGCGGCCGTACTGCCGACGGCGAGCGCGAGGAGCGCCCAGCCGGCGCAGAGCCCCGCCCCACCGGGCGCCAGCAGCCGCAGCGGACGTCGGTCGGAGAACCGGCCAGCGATCGTCACCCCGGCGAACGATCCCAGCCCGAAGAGCGCCAGCAGCGCCGGCACCCACCCGCCCGCACCCCGCCGGCCTCGGTGACCAGCGGCGCCAGATACGTGAACGTGGCGAACGTCCCGGCGTTGACGAGCGCGGCGAGCAGCAGGAGCACCAGCAGCGCGGGGCGGCGCAGCGCCCGCAACTCGTCCCGCGCGCGGGCGGCCGGGGCGCCGCCGGCCACCGGTGCCGACGGCACCGAACGCGCCACGGCGGCCACGGCCGGCAGCGAGAGCGCCGCCACCGCCCAGAACGCCGAACGCCACCCCAGCGCGGCCCCGGCCGGCACCCCGGCCACGCACGCCAGCGTGATGCCGCCGAGCAGCACCGAGGTGGCCCGCCCGGTCGCGTCCGGCGGCACCATGGCGACGGCGGCGGCCAGGCCGACGGCGAGGAAGCCGGCGTCGGCCGGCGCGGCGACGAAGCGGGTGGCCAGCAGTACCCCGAAGCTCGTGGTGAGCGCGCCGGCGACGTGCGCCGCCACGAACACCGCGAGGAAGCCCAGCAGCGCGCGCCGCCTGGGCCGGCGCAGGGCGGCCACCGCCATCAGCGGCGCCCCGACGATCATCCCCACCGCGAAGGCGGAGGTCAGCGCACCGGCGGCGGGAGAGACCCCCAGGTCACCGGCGATCCCCGGCACCAGGCCGGACAGCATGAACTCGGACGTGCCCTGGGCGAACACGGCAAGCCCCAGGACGTAGACGGCGAACGGCATGACGGACTCCACGGCCACGGTCGAGGACGGCAGCACGACGCCGCACCGCGAAAGGCGGCGGCAACGGCTCAGGGGTGCTGCGCGAACGGAAGGAACGGTCCTGCGACGGTGGTTCGGCGGCGGCCGGACATGCCTCAGCGGGGCGCGGCCCTCAGCGGCGGCGGCCCTTCAGCGTGACGAAGGCGTCAACCGGAAAGCCACCGAACGACCGGTGGCCGGCGTCTTGACGCCTCGGGAGCGGACATGGCGCCCACCCTGAAGAACGCGCGAACCCGTGGTCCAGCGCTTTTCCCGGCCGCGCCGACGGCCCGGACGGCCTGGACGGTCGGATGCGGGCGGATGCGGTCGCGTACGGTCGCGCGGGAACACCGCGGTCACGCCCAGCCGTACATCTCGTCGTCGTCCAGCCAGGCGGGACGCTCGCCGTCGTCGTGGACGGGTTCGTCGCCGCTCTCTTCGGGGAACTCGTCGGGGTCCATGCCCTCATGGTGCATCGGAGCACGGCCCGGCGCAGCAACCATCGCCGGGTCTCCCGGTGAACTTTCGCCGACGGGCGGTCAGAAGGCGGCGATCGAGGCCGGAGCGCGTTCGGCGCGGCCGAGGGCACGCAGCACGGCGGTGGGGCCGTGACGGTGTACCGCGAGCCGGGAGAGGAGCGCGATCACGGTGTCCACGGCGCCGGCCGGCAGCGGCGGGGTGGGGACGCCGACGCTGACGGCCAGGTCGTCGGCGTGCACGGCCAGTTCCATCATGCGGGTGGTCAGCATGTCGTCGAGGCCGAGCGACCAGGCGCCCCACAGCGGGATGCGCACCGCCCGGTCGTCCGCGCGCGGCAGAGCGGTCTGCAGGGTGTCGACCGCCCGGGCGGTGCGGTCGGCGAGCGCCACGGGCCCGTCGGCGGCGGCCCGTTCCCCCTCGTTGCGGATGCGGA
It encodes:
- a CDS encoding RNA polymerase sigma-70 factor, with translation MTALELFQEHRPMLFGIAYRMLGSAADAEDVVQDAWLRWHGVDADSVAEPRAYLARTVTNLSINKLRSAAARREAYVGPWLPEPLVEAAGAADADGGVERAEDVSLAMLVVLETLSPLERAVFVLREVFGFSHREIAEATDRSEAAVRQVATRARDHVRARRPRYDAPAALRRRLTDDFLAACAGGDLNQVLALLAPDVTAWSDGGGKVRAALRPVHGADKVARWILGVMATSIPDFGAHRVDVNGRPGLLITSGGVPDTVCCAEFAEDGTVTALHLVRNPHKLRRAQPPL
- a CDS encoding TetR/AcrR family transcriptional regulator; its protein translation is MTGRDAPRGRRRDPEGRRRAIVEAACALIPDTGIHGLSHRLVAARAGVPLGATTYYFTDLADLSRAALEHAAARWTEELRAWATALRDSDDVPAALAALAARYAEDRPRALIEAELYTAAARRPELRPLAHLWFDGLVRVLRAHTTPAAATATALLLDGALLRALRDEDPVDVTELTAALRTLMGDGPEVSGRR
- a CDS encoding general stress protein; amino-acid sequence: MTQFDPTPVDPISAAWNTVASYDTYQEAQAAVDRLSDDQFPVEHLDIVGSDLRLVERVTGRLTRGKAAAAGAASGAWFGLFMGLLVSLFTRGPAWLGLILGGLLIGALWGAVFGFVGHAATGGRRDFSSTQALVASRYDVIARGGHAEQARAALRRAGVPTGRGAAGT
- a CDS encoding sensor histidine kinase, which translates into the protein MLTWRGLLRVAGDPALAVLIGVGGSLAGVLYRPAGWAPFDAWACGLTWLTALPLAVRRPAPAAVLVTSCAAYAAYLSLGYVPSLNWWAMVVALVNVAAWRPSRIAVPAAALTVATLLYSGVVGRLPLLLSCMQALLIAPVAYLIGRAGRRAAERNVRLRVLARQLAEEQQAREQRAVMDERVRIARELHDVVAHHMSVISVQAGLAEYIFDSAPETARTAVGSIGTASREALSDLRRLLTVLRDDRDERDAGRTDAGHADVPRAMPELRNVGELAERIGMTGVTVTVETLGRPRQLAPGLELCAYRVVQEALTNVVKHAGPARAEVVVHYRPEELRITVRDDGGRGHPVLSATGTGHGLINMRERARVCGGTLSAGARPGGGYEVVLTLPLSSGA
- a CDS encoding RNA polymerase sigma factor — translated: MTRHGGDPPRPVLTSQQEAYLGDLLKQVYPRVLRAVARMSRDHHLAEEITQDVAVAMFKEVLAGRAFRRPPIVFAVTVARNRVRSEFRRRRRAAELPTDDFPEGAEPWPPRPRDPDPTTAAARYLDLLAEVEAAIGDERRFRIWELHVVWDLKGFEIAEALGMSAPTVSRELRRAVEKARRIS
- a CDS encoding DMT family transporter, which gives rise to MAYLFLLLAIITEVAGTSLLKATAGFTRLWPTAACLACYAVAFLALARAIGRGLHVGVGYAMWSGLGTTLIVLIGALFLHEPLTAAKVLGVALVIAGVVVLNLGGAH
- a CDS encoding lysophospholipid acyltransferase family protein, coding for MLGRVAGAVVPFCGRLTVTADAGAVVPPGAIVVANHTSLADPAVVLAALHRLGVRPVVLAAAGLWRVPVLGRVLAREGHVPVHRDDPRAGWALPAARAALDAGRPVLIYPEGGLPRRRDAAEAPPRPFRAGLFHLARTTGAPVVPLGQAGARRLLSGGPAGQVARALSAPLRRPALHVHLGAPLRLTGPRPDALAQAHHAVTAAWRTAARHLGEPVPEPSGLTDSAEAAAPPGRRTRRSGGRRR
- a CDS encoding ABC transporter ATP-binding protein, producing MTAGRSGAVPSLRVTAVRKAYGARRVLRGVSLQAPPGQVVGVVGENGAGKTTLLRVLSGDLRPDGGTVSIRGTLGYCPQQPVLDEELTPRQHLRLFQIAYRLDRLDRADELVAVLGLTAYRDEPVKVLSGGTRQKLNLVLALMHDPDVVLLDEPYQGFDWETYLRFWEVAAGLRRAGRTVVVVSHLAYDTERLDALYRLRDGVLAPARGAAA
- a CDS encoding response regulator, with the protein product MTTPARPIDVLLVEDDPGDELMTREAFEDNKIGNTLHVARDGEEALDFLYRRGAHAGAPRPDLILLDLNLPKYDGRQVLEQIKSDPELSHIPVVVLTTSAAEEDILRSYKLHANAYVTKPVDLEQFISAVRQIDEFFVQVVRLPPQSL